The Acipenser ruthenus chromosome 37, fAciRut3.2 maternal haplotype, whole genome shotgun sequence genome has a window encoding:
- the LOC131706774 gene encoding uncharacterized protein LOC131706774, which yields MDRDALAELLQALESRRDAEERRREERYTALIERVGLAVAAVTTPTTTPVMSPPKARAMKMSAEDDPEAYLVAFERLATAAAWPREFWASQLGPCLIGEAQAAYQAMSDQHATEYDLVKQAILRRLNITTETHRARFREYRRAPETRPRVVAERLCDHMVHWLTPGKKTVQQMGEAIVVEQFCHVVGAETQAWIRRHNPDTLEEAVKLAEDFEDSLTSARIGILSAPALRSSRALSPSPPTSSPPPPSFQGPRPPRAPTPLGPLASPPWRSRLAPSWGRGAAPAPLPYQQRDRFLTHAPSVPPICFRCHQPGHLARSCPAAMECDVAACNWAPETDS from the exons aTGGACCGCgacgcgctggcggagctgctgcaggcactggagagcagacgggacgcagaggagagaaggagggaggagcgctatacagcgctcattgaacgggtaggactgGCCGTGGCTGCGGTAACGACCCCGACTACAACACCGGTGATGTCGCCCCCAaaggcacgggcgatgaagatgtcggcggaggatgacccggaggcgtacttggtggcattcgagcggctggctaccgcggcggcttggccgcgggagttctgggccagccaattgggaccctgcctgattggggaggctcaggcagcttaccaggccaTGAGTGACCagcacgccaccgagtatgacctggtcaagcaggctatcctccgccgactcaacattactaccgagacccaccgggcgcggtttcgggagtaccggagagccccggagacacgccccagggtggttgcggagaggttgtgcgaccacatggtgcattggctgacccccgggaagaagaccgtccagcagatgggggaagccattgtggtagaacagttctgccatgtggtcggcgccgaaacccaggcgtggatacggcgccacaaccccgacaccctggaggaggcggtcaaattggccgaagattttgaggactccctgacctctgcccggatcgggatcctgtccgcccctgcccttcggagcagccgcgctctctctccctctcctccaacatcatcgccaccacccccctcgttccagggacccagacctcccagagcaccgaccccattgggcccccttgcctcccccccatggagatcaaggttggcccccagctggggtagaggtgctgcccctgccccgttgccataccagcagcgggacagatttctaacccatgccccctctgtccctcctatctgttttaggtgccaccagccgggacatctggccaggtcatgccccgctgccatggagtgtgacgtggccgcgtgcaattgggcacctgagactg acagctag